The Brassica napus cultivar Da-Ae chromosome C1, Da-Ae, whole genome shotgun sequence DNA segment CTTTGCCTTTAACTATACTGAGTTAACCCATATCTACACCTGTCCCGTATTacgacaatttttttaaaaaaaaagaagccaaAAGACAAAACCGTAGATCTAGATTTCCCCAATTCACGAAACCTAATTTCTCTCATCATCTCTGCTTCTTCCTCTCCGCCTCATCCTCTCCGTCTCGAATTGTAAGCCGTCAACACACGCTCTCTTGAACCCCATTGAGAACCATGAGGAAACCAAAGTCAAAGAAGAAGGTCTATGTAGAGGACGAGGAAACGCCACCACAATACGAAATTGGAGGTATTTTATTCTTCCATGTGTTCTCGATTTCTTCCAAAGATCCAGAATCTGactgattttatatatgtaggtTCATCTTCACTGGACCTTCGTCTACCTCCAAGACTTTTCGCGACGGACAGGTTCCCCACCAGGCGTCTCAACATTTATTCCTCCCCGGATCTTCTCCCTTTTATTCGCAACGTCCTTCGAGATACGCCGGAGTTGGAAACCATCCGTCAGTCTTGTTTCGGGAAGCTCTTCGACCTCCCTGCTCGTCAATGCCCAGTGTCGTGTAAGCTGATCCACGTGTTTCTAACTCGTCAGCTAGTATGTCTCCCCAAAAACACGCTTTGGTCTGCATTTGGTGGTTCTCCTTTCCGATATGGTCTTGAGGAATTTGGCACTGTCACCGGCCAACACCGGTAAAGCTATTGTCGCCGGCAAAGATAGAGTATGGAAGATACTCtttggaaagaaaaaatatgtgACGATTGCTGATCTATGTCGGATGCTTGAGACCGACAAAGACATGGATGGGTGGAATAAGATACGGATTGCTCTCATTATCATTGTCGATGGCGTTCTTATCGCTCACAAACAAGAAGCACGCCCTACTCCTCGTTATGTTAGGATGGTTGaaaacctcaaaacatttcttgCTTTCCCTTGGGGTAGAGAGTCTTTCCTCAAGACCATCTCATGCATGAAACCATCGAAGTTTGTCCCCAAAAAATGTGAAGATTCTGTTGCTACACTTGTCAAGAAGCTCAAGCAGCGCAGTTTCAGATTACAAGGCTTCCCACTTTCACTACAGTTGGTAGCATTTTGCGCGATCCCCCAGCTTATGGATTATATACCGGCTCCATTAAACAACCTCACAGTGATGGACTTGGAAGATGGTAATCTACCACAGCACAAGTCAATCAATGCCATCCACATCCGCCGCGTCGAATTTGACCCCAATGTAAGTACATTTTATCACATTTGTACTAAACTAAGACTAAGATGTATTTTCAAAACtaatcatttataaaactaagatgtatttttattttctcagcTGGTAGTCACTCCTATTATAACCATCAAAAGCCAGCCACAGCCAGGATGGGGACTGTTTTCTGACGATGTCAAGGACGACAATGTTATCTACTTGGAACAACTTATAGCTGATCAACATTCCTTCAACAAACATATGTGGCATGGCGGGGTTACATCTGAGCCTATCATCAAGAAGCCAAAGAACAGGAGTAAGAAGAAGTCTGATACTATTAAGCAATCTCTAAAACCCAGACTGCCGTCTGCAAGGAAGCAAAGGCGTATAAGTTCCTACTTTACGCGTTCAACCACCCAAAGCTTCACCAACGTTCAAATTACGGAGATGGTGATCCAACTTTCAACGCAAATGAAGCAGCTCAAACGCGAGATGAAACGTAGGAAGAAACGATCTCATGCAAGGCAATCATCTTTCAACAAACTGTTTTCCCGTCGCAAGCAGTCCAACACACCATCCCACACTCCTGAACCAACACGCACCCCCACTGACGTCCTTCATAATCAGGTGAATTGTAATTGTAAATAGCTTTACCATCTCCACAAAATTATTTCCTCTGTGTTTTCACCACTAATGAAGAATCAACTTTTTAATTCAGGATGATGGCCCAATGGAGACAGATGTCTTGCCTCAAACGACATCCCCTATCATCAGTCAATACGAAGCTCAACTACATCGTGATTCTGCATCTGATCCTCTTGCTAGCTCCCCTGCGAGCGACCATTGCATCCACACACGGAGTGTCCACGTTTCATCTAACCACAACAACACATGTGTCCACACATCTCCCGACCACAACGTTGACAGTAGGCAAGTCTCCCCTGTTTTTAATCACACTCCTCCAATTAGTCAGATGATCACCCACCCCAACGATGCTACAGATGACTACGACGAGCCACCTCGTACGCCAGTCAGCGTGCAACCTCCTTGGGATGAGCTGAGCTCAACTCAGTAGTGTACGATAAGAGTGATCACCCCAACAGCCCGGAGATTAATCACATTCTCTATCATGGTGTGAGGATTTACGATGCCATCAATCCAGACCCACCAATCTTCGATTCATCTATTCCTCGCAGTCGCTTACTATTGTCACCGCAGCCTAAAACCATGCTTACATCACCCACTAAGAGCAACGATAGTCTGTCAGGCTTCGCCGTTCATGCTACTACCGTCAATGCTTTCACAGCTACAGCTTCCTCCAACTCTCCACCCTCCCTTGCTCTTTAAGGTAATATGCAGCCTACTCGCCATTTATTGCTTGACTACTCCCTCTGAAATACTTGAAGCAAATATGTTCACATTTTCAGGAACAAAACACCCCTGGAGTTGTCGACCTAACGGCGACAAAAGATGTGGAGAGCCACGTTCCATCTTTGGACGAGAACCACCTTGCTAATGAATTATCCAAATCTCCAATAATCCATGCGCTTACACTCATCTCGCCACTTCCAGGTCTCGAGTGGGATCTATTCTACAACACAATCTCAACTAAGACGAACGTGTACGTTTCCTCATCTTATACCCTCATTTCCATGCTATTTGCTTCCTTACACTTTTCTGTTGCAGCTACCACACCACACCGTCTTCCTTTGACTTCTCCAACAAATTTCTTCTCGATCTCGCTAAACCAAAGCAATGGACATCCACCCGCGTAAGAGTTCTATCTTTTCAAATTCCTCTCAACTCTGCGCACCCTACCTTCAACCACTAACTTTACTGATAAACAATCTTTTTTTGGCTCTCAGCACATGGAAGTTCTAATCCACATGCTCGCTGCCAGACACTCAACACATCTTCTCACTGAAAAGTCAGCATTCACCACCCCCCTCCTACCTGCTTATATATGCGACAGTTGGGCCGATTTTGCCCCCTGCAGAAAGAGATCAACCTTCGTGTGGGATGAGCGTCTTGTCGACATTGTTCTCCACCAAGGGAAGAAATGGATGGAGGACATCCACACCATCTACACTCCGATGCTTTGGAACTGTAAACATTGGGTCGGCCTAGCCATCAACCTTGACATGGGGTATGTTGAGATCCTAGATCCCTCCACGCTTTGTATGCAGATAGTCGTGTCGAGCGGTTCATGCAACCATTGCTGACCATACTCCCTTATCTCGTAAGGAAAGTGGCCATGTGTGAGCTTACTCAGTTCAGTAGACTCAAAGAGTTTTTCTGGAGACGCATACCTGACCTCTATAACAACTCCCGATCTGGTGACTGCGGACCCGTCAGCATGAAGTTTCTGGAGATGCACACCCTTGGTGACCCAGCCCCTCATATGTCAGGCATCACCGACCAAACCGTCGACGACTTCCGCAAACAGTATGCGTTGGACATCTACAAAACCATTGTCATGCCTGCTTTTTCTGCCTACGCTGTCTATTCTGAATCACTAAGCCCACCTTTTGTGTAACAATTGGGCATCTCTCGGTGTTTTTAGATTATGTCTTTTGATACCCTATCAGGCTTGTCTCTTTTGATACTCTCTGCTATGCCACGATTTAAAACTCTTCTACACCGTCCTAATCTAAGTCTGCTTGATtaatgagtttgtggttattgAAAACGATGTGTCAACCAAACCGCTTTTTCATTGAATTCAGTCAACCTGCTTAGCTTATGTAGTAAACTCTTATACAATGTCCACGTCCACAATAAACAATGTAAACATTTACACGTTCGTCTTACTCAAAATTTAGGACTTCCCTCTGAATTGCGACTTTCAAGACTACAATAATTCAAATTTCCAAAATGTATATGGCCTTGGACGCAAATGTACTTCCCTATTACATGGACCCCATCTCCTTTCTTCTTTTAACTTTTgaaccaaagaaaacccaaatcAATTGCCTTTTTATTAGGTCGCCGGAGCGATTAAATCTACATTTCAAAACAATTGTAAATCTTTCTTCCTCCAGTTCTTCACCAAACCCAGCCTCACCATGAGTTCATCCAGTTCTTCTTCTCGTTCTCAAACACGCACAACAGTGGGCATTCCTTCAACATGTTGGTGTGGGGCGAACCTGACTACCTTGGGGCTCAAACCAAAGACAACCTATACCGCCGTTTCTACAGATGCGAAATCGCCGTCAAGGTACCTCTGACTTTCTCAATTTCAAAAATTCCATTCAATTCATAACACTTATAGAGTTGTTATACCATACAAATGTCAGAGGCAATCTGAGCACCACCTTTTCAAATGGATAGACGAGGCTATCATCGACGAGATTAGCATTGTTGATACAAAAATCAGCCAGCTTCAGGCTGATTTCCAATCTTTCAAGAGGACAACAACTCTGCGTCTTCAGGAACGTGGCAAGAAGATCGATGAGTCCTTCCTGGAGATGAAAAGGATTTTTCATGACCAAACTATCCTCCTTGATGAATTAATGAACAAATCAACTTTAGTTCTTGAGGCTAAATCACAGTCCCTGCTCCTCAACATTGTTGCTGCTGCCATTGTTCTAGGTACCATGGCATGGTTGTATGAAAAAATAACCGTGGGTTGATTTATGTCATCTATTACCTATCTTCCTTGGTTTCTATTGTCCCCACTATTGTAGTCACCCATGACATATTACTGGGCTTATGTCATCTCTTCACTAATGCTACTCTTAATTTGTCTTCATCTTTCCAAAACAGCTGCTTAATGAACAACATTTTCCAACGCTTATTCTTCTGCTTATTTATGTCTACTTCTAAGTTTTTTGTTATTTCCGAACCAACATACCAACACTCTGTATCTGACGTACTGTGACTCTTACACACTCATGCCATTTGTTGGAAAATCCCATATGCACCAAAAATAGTATACTTGCGGTGACCACAtccacaaatttatttaaattagtgCAATTTGGCTAACCAAAAACGTTTGTCTAACAAAGATACCAGTGCAATTTGGCTAACCTAAAACAACCAAACGTTTTCATGATTTAGTAGCAcaatatttgtttcaaaaaatatgaaagcaACAACATTCCGTCAACATTCAAACCACCTTCACTAGGTTTCAAGCAATATAATAAAAGTTCCCAAAAAAACTGCCTTGATCCCACAACAATACATATCCAAATGAAGCCCTCCTTCTACGACCTTATATAGGAACAGTGCAGTTAGTCCTATTGTGTCCTTCCTCCCTGCACCTACCACATCTGTTCTTACTAACTTTCTTTTTAGGCGCCTGCAGTGACAATCACAAGTCAGTTCACCCAACAATACCTTGGTTAATAGATTAACTTAACAATAAATAGCCTAATACGTTTTCAACATCTCACCCTTATCTCCCCGGTCGATGGTATGCGTGTCTTGCGACGTCTCCCTGGTTGTCTCTTCGTATTA contains these protein-coding regions:
- the LOC106377703 gene encoding uncharacterized protein At4g04775-like, which gives rise to MLVWGEPDYLGAQTKDNLYRRFYRCEIAVKRQSEHHLFKWIDEAIIDEISIVDTKISQLQADFQSFKRTTTLRLQERGKKIDESFLEMKRIFHDQTILLDELMNKSTLVLEAKSQSLLLNIVAAAIVLGTMAWLYEKITVG